One window from the genome of Spiractinospora alimapuensis encodes:
- a CDS encoding tripartite tricarboxylate transporter TctB family protein, with protein MRTEWPQEKKNLALGLFAIVLSGGYLLATSMIESPMSGGPDDGALRTFPYFLGVALLVLGVAYSIQQAVAIWRAPVDDGTSVGDDDVAPGPEGDVPAGTGTGESTESVHAGEPTLEGEPPAGTVAVARETAEPDGASTDPDTTEDDAGWRRYRHVIMLVLCVAYVVMMTILGFLPAMALFVAVGVFVVGKPGQYRGVRLLVPLGFGLASALVFYLFFSEVLNVILPPGVLGIGGL; from the coding sequence CAGGAGAAGAAGAACCTCGCGCTGGGACTCTTCGCGATCGTTCTCTCCGGTGGCTACCTGCTGGCCACCTCCATGATCGAGAGCCCCATGAGCGGTGGGCCGGACGACGGCGCGCTCAGGACGTTTCCCTACTTCCTGGGTGTGGCGTTGCTCGTGCTCGGCGTCGCCTACTCGATCCAGCAGGCGGTCGCCATCTGGCGCGCGCCGGTGGATGACGGCACCTCCGTCGGAGACGACGACGTCGCGCCCGGGCCCGAAGGTGACGTACCCGCGGGCACGGGCACCGGGGAGTCGACCGAGTCGGTGCACGCCGGGGAACCCACGCTCGAGGGGGAGCCACCGGCTGGGACGGTGGCTGTCGCGCGGGAGACCGCCGAACCGGACGGCGCGTCCACCGACCCCGACACCACCGAGGACGACGCCGGCTGGCGCCGCTACCGGCACGTCATCATGCTGGTCCTCTGCGTCGCCTACGTGGTCATGATGACGATCCTGGGCTTCCTGCCCGCCATGGCGCTGTTCGTCGCCGTGGGGGTGTTCGTCGTCGGTAAGCCCGGGCAGTACCGCGGCGTGCGGCTGCTCGTCCCACTCGGATTCGGCCTGGCCTCCGCCCTCGTCTTCTACCTCTTCTTCAGCGAGGTGCTCAACGTGATCCTTCCACCGGGCGTGCTCGGGATCGGAGGTCTGTAG
- a CDS encoding tripartite tricarboxylate transporter permease — protein MDSLSFLMSGFADIFSDPAILLAIAIGCLAGTLVGVIPGLGPSTTIALLIPLAFILPAEQTLVMMVAIYLGAEFGGRVAAILLNIPGDAGAIMTTVDGYPMARQGRGRTALVVTAIASFCGSSIAIIGLTFLAMPLASAALAFSPGAFFGVIVFALLLSSTLVGDSPLKGLLAMGLGLIVGTIGIDLQTGVQRFTFGQDFLLEGVDLIVAILGLYGVGEILWNMRPGSSGTKDRVAATGGFWPNKEDRRRIRGPILRGSLAGFFAGVLPGPGTTLASFFSYSMEKRLSKTPERFGRGAVEGVAAPEAGNNAGATGSMVPLLSLGIPGSGTAAVLLAFLVSYGLQPGPGFFTENADLAWIVIASLYLSTVLLVAINLPFISLFVKILDVPTRFLYPLILAIAVLSAFSLHSSIADAGMVLVFGAIGYVMRLVGMSPTLFVIALVLGSMMERNFRRGLLLHNGELGSMLVDPLTLTFLVLGVAIVALGAIGNARKKRQRTTAPSAH, from the coding sequence ATGGACTCACTCTCCTTCCTGATGTCGGGCTTCGCCGACATCTTCAGCGACCCCGCGATCCTCCTCGCCATCGCCATCGGGTGTCTGGCGGGGACCCTGGTCGGGGTGATTCCGGGCCTCGGTCCGTCGACCACAATCGCGCTACTGATCCCGCTGGCGTTCATCCTGCCGGCGGAGCAGACGTTGGTCATGATGGTCGCGATCTACCTGGGGGCCGAGTTCGGAGGGCGCGTCGCCGCGATCCTGCTGAACATCCCCGGTGACGCGGGCGCGATCATGACCACGGTCGACGGTTATCCCATGGCACGGCAGGGACGTGGCCGCACCGCACTGGTGGTGACCGCGATCGCGTCGTTCTGTGGCAGCTCGATCGCCATCATCGGCCTCACGTTCCTGGCGATGCCCCTCGCGAGCGCGGCGCTGGCCTTCAGCCCCGGTGCGTTCTTCGGCGTCATCGTCTTCGCACTGTTGCTCAGTTCGACCCTCGTCGGTGACTCGCCGCTCAAGGGGTTGCTCGCGATGGGGCTGGGCCTCATCGTCGGCACCATCGGCATCGACCTGCAGACAGGGGTGCAGCGGTTCACCTTCGGGCAGGACTTCCTGTTGGAGGGTGTCGACCTGATCGTCGCCATCCTCGGTCTGTACGGCGTTGGCGAGATTCTCTGGAACATGCGTCCCGGGAGCAGTGGGACCAAGGACCGAGTCGCGGCGACCGGCGGCTTCTGGCCGAACAAGGAGGACCGTCGACGGATTCGCGGCCCCATCTTGCGCGGGTCACTGGCCGGATTCTTCGCCGGTGTGCTTCCCGGGCCGGGTACGACACTGGCGTCCTTCTTCTCCTACTCCATGGAGAAGCGGCTGTCCAAGACGCCAGAACGGTTCGGCAGGGGCGCGGTCGAGGGGGTCGCCGCTCCCGAGGCCGGGAACAACGCCGGCGCCACCGGGTCAATGGTTCCCTTGCTGTCGTTGGGGATCCCGGGCTCCGGCACCGCGGCCGTGCTCCTGGCGTTCCTGGTCTCCTACGGCCTGCAGCCCGGTCCGGGGTTCTTCACCGAGAACGCTGACCTGGCCTGGATCGTGATCGCGTCCCTCTACCTGAGCACGGTCCTGCTCGTCGCGATCAACCTGCCGTTCATCTCGTTGTTCGTGAAGATCCTGGACGTGCCGACCCGGTTCCTCTACCCACTCATCCTCGCGATCGCGGTCCTGTCGGCGTTCTCGCTGCACAGCTCGATCGCGGACGCGGGAATGGTGCTGGTCTTCGGCGCGATCGGCTACGTGATGAGACTCGTGGGGATGTCACCCACGCTGTTCGTGATCGCCCTGGTGCTCGGCAGCATGATGGAGCGCAACTTCCGTCGCGGGCTGCTGTTGCACAACGGCGAACTCGGATCGATGCTCGTCGACCCACTCACGCTGACATTCCTCGTGTTGGGAGTCGCGATCGTCGCGCTCGGGGCGATCGGCAACGCGCGAAAGAAGCGCCAGAGGACGACCGCCCCGTCGGCGCACTAG
- a CDS encoding helix-turn-helix domain-containing protein, with the protein MDDKEFLTVGYVASLLDVHDSSVYRWIRLGEGPRVLRTPGGRIRIARGDLDAWLEAQRGAPRHDG; encoded by the coding sequence GTGGATGACAAGGAGTTCCTCACCGTCGGCTACGTCGCGTCGCTACTCGACGTCCACGACTCGTCGGTTTACCGGTGGATCAGGCTGGGCGAGGGGCCGCGCGTCCTGCGCACACCGGGTGGGAGGATCCGGATCGCCCGTGGCGACTTGGACGCGTGGTTGGAGGCCCAGCGCGGCGCGCCGCGGCACGACGGATGA
- a CDS encoding purine-nucleoside phosphorylase translates to MSHDPYQAARAAAEVLCDRTGVERYDVALVMGSGWSLAADALGAAGVELPNAELPGFLPPSVEGHAGTVRSVRRGDKNLLLLLGRTHLYEGHGVDPVVHGVRTAVAAGATTVLLTNAAGGLRDDLRIGQPVLVSDHLNMTGRSPIVGAKFVDLTDLYSPILRARAKEARPELVEGVYAAMPGPHFETPAEIRMLRGLGADVVGMSTVLEAIAAREAGADVAALSLVTNVAAGLADGPLDHAEVLAAGRDAAVDVGELLTAIVDRI, encoded by the coding sequence GTGAGCCACGACCCCTACCAGGCCGCCCGCGCCGCGGCAGAGGTGCTGTGTGACCGGACAGGCGTCGAGCGGTACGACGTCGCGCTCGTGATGGGCTCCGGTTGGTCTCTGGCGGCCGACGCGCTCGGTGCGGCGGGAGTCGAGCTGCCCAACGCGGAGTTGCCGGGCTTCTTGCCCCCGTCGGTTGAGGGCCATGCCGGTACCGTGCGCAGTGTTCGGCGCGGTGACAAGAACCTGCTCCTGCTGCTGGGACGCACCCACCTGTACGAGGGACACGGCGTGGACCCGGTGGTGCACGGGGTACGGACCGCGGTCGCGGCGGGCGCCACCACGGTGCTGCTGACCAACGCCGCCGGTGGACTCCGTGACGATCTGCGGATCGGGCAACCGGTCCTGGTGAGTGACCACCTCAACATGACCGGCCGGTCCCCGATCGTCGGCGCGAAGTTCGTGGACCTCACCGACCTGTACAGCCCCATCCTGCGCGCACGGGCGAAGGAGGCCCGCCCCGAGCTGGTGGAGGGGGTCTACGCGGCCATGCCCGGCCCCCACTTCGAGACCCCCGCCGAGATCCGGATGCTCCGCGGCCTCGGCGCCGACGTCGTGGGCATGTCCACCGTGCTGGAGGCCATCGCGGCCCGGGAGGCGGGGGCCGACGTCGCGGCCCTGTCCCTGGTGACCAACGTCGCCGCGGGACTGGCCGACGGGCCACTGGACCATGCCGAGGTTCTCGCGGCCGGGAGGGACGCGGCGGTCGACGTCGGGGAGCTCTTGACCGCGATCGTCGACCGGATCTAG
- a CDS encoding glutathione S-transferase family protein has protein sequence MSPDTADTEPRSSGEFVRSPNHFASRITADGSSGWPVEAGRYRLVVSHACPWANRSVIVRRLLGLEDAISLAVADPIQDERSWRFTLDPGNVDPVLGIRFLSEAYYAANPDYTGGISVPAIVDVPSGKLVTNDYPRISLDLSTEWKAFQRPGAPDLYPEALRSEIDAVNEGVFTDVNNGVYLAGLSRGQEAHSRAYRRLFDRLDALSERLADQRYLVGDTITEADVRLFTTLVRFDAVYHGHFKCNRSKLTEMPVLWAYARDLYQTPGFGDTVHFDHIKRHYYQVHTHINPTGVVPEGPDLSGWATPHGRDSLGGRPFGDGTPPS, from the coding sequence ATGAGTCCCGACACCGCTGACACGGAACCCAGGTCCTCGGGAGAATTCGTACGCTCCCCCAACCACTTCGCGAGCCGGATCACCGCCGACGGCTCGTCCGGCTGGCCGGTGGAAGCGGGTCGCTACCGCCTCGTCGTCTCACACGCCTGCCCCTGGGCCAATCGATCGGTCATCGTCCGCCGCCTACTCGGCCTGGAGGACGCGATCTCCCTGGCGGTCGCCGACCCGATCCAGGACGAGCGGAGCTGGCGGTTCACCCTGGACCCGGGAAACGTCGATCCGGTCCTCGGGATTCGGTTCCTCTCCGAGGCCTACTACGCCGCCAACCCCGACTACACCGGTGGGATCAGCGTCCCGGCGATCGTCGACGTCCCCAGCGGGAAACTGGTCACCAACGACTATCCGCGGATCAGTCTGGACCTGAGCACCGAGTGGAAGGCGTTCCAGCGGCCAGGTGCCCCCGACCTCTACCCCGAGGCACTGCGTTCCGAGATCGACGCGGTGAACGAGGGCGTCTTCACCGACGTGAACAACGGCGTCTACTTGGCGGGCCTGTCCCGCGGTCAGGAGGCGCACTCACGGGCCTACAGGCGCCTGTTCGACCGTCTGGACGCGTTGTCGGAACGCCTGGCCGACCAGCGTTACCTCGTGGGTGACACCATCACCGAGGCCGACGTCCGGTTGTTCACCACGTTGGTCCGGTTCGACGCGGTGTACCACGGTCACTTCAAGTGCAACCGCTCCAAGCTCACCGAGATGCCGGTGTTGTGGGCCTACGCTCGGGACCTCTACCAGACACCCGGTTTCGGCGACACGGTCCACTTCGACCACATCAAGCGGCACTACTACCAGGTACACACGCACATCAACCCCACCGGGGTCGTGCCGGAGGGGCCGGACCTCTCGGGTTGGGCCACGCCGCACGGGCGGGACTCGCTGGGGGGTCGCCCCTTCGGAGACGGAACTCCGCCGTCCTGA